One region of Corvus moneduloides isolate bCorMon1 chromosome 1, bCorMon1.pri, whole genome shotgun sequence genomic DNA includes:
- the MASTL gene encoding serine/threonine-protein kinase greatwall encodes MALERPEGKRAGADGPGAATAAGPRRVEVPRPPSIEEFTIVKPISRGAFGKVYLGRKAGRLYAVKVMKKADMINKNMVHQVQAERDALALSKSPFIVHLYYSLQSANNVYLVMEYLIGGDVKSLLHIYGYFDEEMAVKYISEAALALDYLHRHGIIHRDLKPDNMLISNQGHIKLTDFGLSRVTLNREINMIDILTTPSMAKPKQDYSRTPGQLLSLISSLGFYTPPVGMKVPGHNSSQSSDSLHGVVSPVPMAQKQNTPLSTKLFKTHLDNPQLTPVMPVRSLTPTLLQSRKRFGTSSASSQSHTYLSSVESENCSSPKWEKDVEQSEDQPCSTTCKTSNSGSALLSNVMLPNSKGIEVLKKKELESAISPICSNDSGSRQKLGSEHFNIADTPVSTLGVKGIVRKCISENKIWKEKVFVNKRDMTNETAETSSLQQSPSRQNEPIKEEEMFEKPGVKRSFESVDTSPCQELNYVKKSNAEYKRGCQISEFPANKGTGLTTEIQSLMLCNDGCLCDTCKSKEEVKSFINNQETVERLLTPTVAKNLLCDLDADCGKDDEKEYMNSSFLGTDDEKPLGVFSADSDLLPEVSVTESHIEKQLLDLDKSVKDLSFEEPKPEAVLITSSESRDASQIGEGAHTVQDCKPLHQIKDNNQKHMEETYLDTVSSPSEKMMEALSLLKKNAVVFRSYNSPINISNVSDPCSMASLDIMDLSPACSGSYPTAITPLQKGRPYQVYQTPLRGDAGTPYRTPKSVRRGAAPVEGERILGTPDYLAPELLLTQPHGSAVDWWALGVCLFEFLTGIPPFNDETPTQVFQNILKRDIPWPEGEEKLSDNAQNAIDILLTIDTTKRAGLKELKHHPLFHGVDWDNLQNQTMPFIPQPDDETDTSYFDARNNAQHLTVSGFSL; translated from the exons ATGGCTCTGGAGCGGCCCGAGGGAAAGCGGGCCGGTGCTGATGGTCCCGGCGCCGCCACAGCCGCCGGCCCGAGGCGCGTCGAGGTGCCCCGGCCCCCCTCTATCGAGGAGTTCACCATTGTGAAGCCCATCAGCCGCGGCGCCTTCGGGAAGGTGTACCTGGGCCGCAAGGCGGGCCGGCTCTATGCAGTGAAG gtgaTGAAAAAAGCAGACATGATCAACAAGAATATGGTTCACCAGGTGCAGGCAGAGAGGGATGCGTTGGCTCTCAGTAAAAGTCCATTCATTGTGCACTTATACTACTCACTTCAGTCAGCAAACAACGTCTATTTA GTGATGGAGTACCTTATTGGTGGAGATGTCAAATCTCTTCTCCATATTTATGGATATTTTGATGAAGAAATGGCTGTTAAGTATATTTCTGAAGCAGCATTGGCTCTTGACTATCTTCATAGGCATGGAATAATCCAcag AGATTTGAAGCCAGACAATATGCTCATTTCTAATCAAGGACATATAAAGTTGACAGACTTTGGGCTATCCAGAGTTACTCTGAACAGAG agATAAATATGATAGATATCCTTACTACCCCATCAATGGCAAAGCCAAAACAAGACTACTCACGTACTCCAGGACAATTGTTGTCTCTTATCAGTTCTCTGGGCTTT TATACTCCTCCTGTTGGAATGAAAGTGCCAGGGCACAATTCAAGTCAATCATCTGACAGTCTGCATGGAGTGGTTTCTCCTGTACCTATGGCCCAAAAGCAAAATACCCCTCTTTCAACTAAATTGTTCAAAACAC atCTGGATAATCCTCAATTGACACCTGTGATGCCAGTGAGAAGTTTAACTCCTACTCTGCTTCAGTCAAGAAAAAGGTTTGGTACCTCCAGTGCCAGTAGTCAGTCTCACACATACCTGTCCAGTGTGGAATCAGAAAACTGCAGCAGCCCTAAGTGGGAGAAAGACGTAGAG CAAAGTGAAGATCAACCTTGTTCTACAACATGCAAAACCAGTAACAGTGGGTCAGCTCTCCTTTCAAATGTTATGTTGCCAAATAGCAAAGGTATtgaagttttaaagaaaaaagaacttgAGTCTGCCATTTCTCCCATTTGCAGCAATGATTCTGGCAGTAGGCAGAAGCTGGGAAGTGAACATTTTAATATAGCAGATACTCCCGTGAGCACTCTGGGTGTGAAAGGCATAGTGAGAAagtgtatttctgaaaataagatttggaaagaaaaagtctttGTAAATAAAAGAGACATGACTAATGAAACAGCAGAGACTTCCAGTCTACAACAGTCCCCTTCAAGGCAGAATGAGCCTatcaaagaggaagaaatgtttgaaaagcCAGGTGTAAAAAGAAGCTTTGAATCAGTTGACACTAGTCCTTGTCAGGAACTTAACTATGTTAAAAAAAGCAATGCAGAATATAAACGTGGCTGTCAGATCTCTGAATTTCCAGCAAACAAAGGGACAGGTTTGACAACCGAAATTCAGTCCTTAATGCTTTGTAATGATGGATGCCTGTGTGACACCTGCAAAAGCAAGGAAGAAGTTAAGAGTTTTATTAATAACCAGGAAACAGTAGAAAGATTGCTTACTCCAACTGTAGCCAAAAATCTTCTGTGTGATCTGGATGCAGATTGTGGAAAGGATGATGAAAAGGAGTACATGAACTCAAGTTTTTTAGGCACTGACGATGAAAAACCTTTGGGAGTCTTCAGTGCAGATTCTGACTTACTTCCTGAAGTGTCTGTTACAGAAAGCCATatagaaaagcagcttttagaTTTGGACAAAAGTGTTAAAGACCTCTCCTTTGAGGAACCAAAACCTGAAGCTGTGCTAATAACATCATCAGAGTCCCGAGATGCCTCACAGATCGGAGAGGGGGCACATACAGTCCAGGACTGCAAGCCATTACATCAGATAAAGGATAATAACCAGAAACACATGGAAGAAACTTACCTTGACACAGTATCTTCTCCTTCAGAAAAGATGATGGAAGCACTgagtctcttaaaaaaaaatgctgttgtttttcGGAGTTATAATAGTCCAATCAATATATCTAATGTATCTGATCCATGTAGCATGGCTTCCTTAGATATAATGGATCTTTCACCTGCTTGCAGTGGCTCTTACCCAACAGCTATCACTCCATTACAGAAAGGAAGACCATATCAGGTCTATCAG ACCCCTCTTCGGGGGGATGCTGGCACACCATACAGGACTCCAAAGAGTGTTAGAAGAGGAGCTGCCCCTGTAGAAGGTGAACGCATCCTGGGGACCCCAGACTACCTGGCTCCTGAGCTGCTTTTGACACAGCCTCATG GTTCTGCTGTGGACTGGTGGGCCCTTGGAGTTTGTCTGTTTGAGTTTCTAACTGGAATTCCACCTTTTAATGATGAAACCCCAACACAGgtcttccaaaatattttgaaaagag ATATTCCCTGGCCTGAGGGTGAAGAAAAGCTGTCTGATAATGCCCAAAATGCAATAGATATTCTTCTAACAATTGACACTACTAAGAGAGCTGGACTGAAGG AGCTGAAGCATCACCCCCTCTTTCACGGGGTGGACTGGGATAATCTCCAGAATCAAACTATGCCATTTATACCTCAACCGGATGATGAGACTGACACCTCTTACTTTGATGCTAGAAACAATGCTCAGCACCTGACTGTGTCTGGATTTAGCTTGTAG